In Micromonospora ferruginea, the sequence CGGGTCGCCGGGTTGGCCTTCCCGCGCTACGCCGTGGCGCAGCCCACCCGGGAGATGGCCGCGGCGCTGCTGGCGCGCGACGACCTCACGCCGGGGCTGCGCCGGCGGGTCGTCGACCTGGACGACGACCTGCGCCGGGCGCTGGTGGCCCGGACGGCGGTGGCCGCCGCGGGCGCCTGACCGGCGACGCGCCGGGTGGGTCAGGCACCCGCCCGGCGCGAGCCCCGGCGACCCCGCCCGAGGGCCACCGTCGCGCGGCCTAGGATCGCGGGGTGGAGGAAGACATCCGGCGGATCGGCATCATGGGCGGCACGTTCGACCCGATCCACCACGGTCACCTGGTGGCGGCGAGCGAGGTGGCCGACCGGTTCGGCCTGGACGAGGTGGTCTTCGTGCCGACCGGGCAACCGTGGCAGAAGGCGGACGAACCGGTCAGCCCGGCCGAGGACCGTTACCTCATGACGGTGATCGCCACCGCCTCCAACCCACGCTTCCAGGTGAGTCGGGTGGACATCGACCGCGGCGGCCCCACCTACACCGTCGACACGCTGCGTGACCTGCACGCCGAGTACGGCCCGAAGGCGCAACTGTTCTTCATCACCGGCGCGGACGCGCTGGAGCGCATCCTCTCCTGGAAGGACCTGGACGAGGTCCTCGAACTGGCCCACTTCATCGGCGTGACCCGGCCCGGCTTCGAGCTGTCCGACCAGCACCTCCCGGCCGACTCGGTCAGCCTGGTGCAGGTGCCGGCGATGGCCATCTCCTCGACCGACTGCCGCGCCCGGGTGGGCCGGGGGGAGCCGGTCTGGTACCTGGTGCCGGACGGTGTGGTGCAGTACATCGCCAAACGGCGGCTC encodes:
- the nadD gene encoding nicotinate-nucleotide adenylyltransferase, whose product is MEEDIRRIGIMGGTFDPIHHGHLVAASEVADRFGLDEVVFVPTGQPWQKADEPVSPAEDRYLMTVIATASNPRFQVSRVDIDRGGPTYTVDTLRDLHAEYGPKAQLFFITGADALERILSWKDLDEVLELAHFIGVTRPGFELSDQHLPADSVSLVQVPAMAISSTDCRARVGRGEPVWYLVPDGVVQYIAKRRLYQR